Within the Luteolibacter yonseiensis genome, the region TTGCGGACGATGTCCTCCTTCAGGTCCGCGATCTTCGCCCGGCGCATGTTCTCGCGGATGGCGACGAACTCCATCTCCGGGGTGATGATGCCCTGGTCCGCATAGTATTTCTGAGTGACGGGCTTGCCGGTGGCGCGCAGCGGCTGGCGGCGGTCGGCGGTGAGGCCGGGGAACTCGACAAACTTGTTCGCACGCTCCGACTTGGAGGCGAACTCCACGTGTTTTTCCGTGAGGTAGCCATTGTCCTGCGGCTGCACGGCGCGGCCCTCGTAGGCCTCCACATCGCCACGGGCGATGATCCAGTCGCGGCGCAGCGGTGGCAGACCTTCCTCCGAACTGCCCTTGAACTCCGGATCGCCCCACGGTCCCGAACAATCGTAGACCCGCACGGACTCGTTTTTCTCGATGCGGCCGTTGAACGACTTCGTGTCCGACAGGGAAATCTCGCGCATCGGCACGCGGACCTGCGGGTGGATCTCGCCATTCACGTAAACCCGGGTGGAGGCGGGGAGGGGGGCGAGCGAGGCGTCGTGGGTTTCAGGAGCGGGAGCGCCGGTGGTTTCGTCGGTGGAGATCATGGGAAGAGGAAGAAGTTGAGGGTTGAGAGTTGATGGTTGATAGTAAGAGGTGAAGAGGAAGAAGTTGGACGAAAGAGGAGTTGGAAATGGAAAAGGCCGTGCGGATGAGGCACGGCCGGGGAAGGGGAAACGGGTGGCTGTTTCTCGACTTCCTACGGCGGCATGACCCGCGTCAGGTTCGGAGGGTGTATTCCGCGCATCGGAAAATCTCGGCTCCATGATCGTGAAGCTCCCCTGTCGTGTGGGGTGGAATGTGAACCCGGACGGCGGAAGTGCCAAGCTGGAAATTTCAGCCTCCCGGGAAACGAAAAACCAGCCCGCGTCGTGACGCGGGCTGGCGATTAACCAACTTTTTCCCAAAGGGGGTGGGGGAGCTCAGCGGATGGCGCCGTTGAGTCCTTTTGGGAAAAAGAGTCCTTTTTCGGCGTTCACACCGCCGTAAACAATGTTCAGCACCTGGCGCGTGGTGCGGCTGAAGACGATGGAGTTGCCGTCGGTCGGCACGAGGTTGGCCGCGCCATTGCGAACCAGCCGTTGATCGGAATTCACTCCCGAGGTGTTGTCGAGCGACTGGCGGACATCGGAAATTTTCCCGACCAGACCGCGGACCGCCTTGCCCTGGCCGTAGAGCAGGGTGCGGACCACCCCGGCATGGTAAGCCTCGACGCCGAGAATGCCGGCGGCCGCTTCCAGAATGCCCTTGTCCGTGAGGAGCGGGCTCGCGCCCTTGTAGGCGGTCACGCCGACGTCTTCGAAAATGAAGGCACCGATGAGGAAATTGATCTCGTTTTCAAAGGGATCGAACGACTTGAGGCCGATCAGCTTGCCCAGCGCGTTGAAGCTGGATTTCAGATCGATCTGTGGCCGAGCCACGATTTCCGCGCCATTCGCGGCAAGCGCCTCGCGGATGAAGCTGACATGCTTGCTCTCGTCCACGGCGATCTCGTTCGCATATTCCTCGAACGCGGGGGTGGCGAATTTCACCAGAGGCTTGTCCTTGACGAAAACCTTGCCGCCCGGTTCCCCGCCGCTGCCGTCCACCGAGATGCCGATGGCTTCGAGGCCCTTGCCGGTCGTGCCGCGCAGATAATATTCGGCTTCGAGGTATTCAAGATTGAGGGCGAAATTCAGCACCGCGACATCGAGGTTTTCCGGCAGCGGCTGCGCTTTCGCAGGAGAGGCGAGGGCGGCGAGGCCCGCGCTGCCCGCGGTGGCGAGTCCGATTTTACGGAGGAAATTCCGGCGGCCGCCAAGGCTGGCGCCGTGGCCGGAGGAGTTCTGCGCGAGTTCATCGATGAGGTTGGAAGATTGCATGGTTTTATCGAGGTTGATGTTCGTCTTTAGCGACGGAAACGAGATAACCCCAGATCCGGGCGATGCCCACCAACCGGAGGAACCAATTCGGAATAGGGGTATATCCCTTCCGTATTTTACCTCAAAGCGAGGCCAGCCGCTTCATGCCCAGCCTGCCGATGAGAGCGGCCATCGAGAGGACCTCCTTGGAATGCTCGTCACTCCGGCAATAGACGCCGAAGGTGAAGGCTTGTGGCAGGAGAAACTCGAACGTCCTCACATGGACCAACCCGGCCCCGAGCTCACCAAGGCGGCTCATGGCGTCGCCGGGGCCCAGGAAGACTCCGAGCCCGGCGCCCGCCGCGGTGGCGGCATCCGTTTCCGAGGTGAATGAAATGGCATTGGCAGGCTGCATGCCATAGGCGTGCTCGCACCAGAGCTTGAGATGGGAATCGAAACCCGTGACCACCCCCGCATCCGGCATGAGCACGCTGGTCCGCAGGATTTCCGGGAAACTGAAATTGAGCGGATCGAAGGGATAGAAGTCCGGGTTCCAGGCGATGGTGATGCCGCGTTCATGGCGGATGACGGCTTCCTGGATGCCGCCGGTGAGACCGGCCCGGAGGAATCTTCCGGCGACGACCACGTCATACTGCGTCGCCTCCAGCGCTTCACCCCAGTTTTCCGAAGCATCGCAGAGCAGCGCGGTGATGCCGTCGGGAGGAGGGGATTGGGCGAGCTCCTCGCGCAGGAGGTTTCCGAACCACGAGCGGTCGATGCCGATCAGCACCTCGCGGTCCATCCTCCGGCCGATGTTCCGCATGCCGTCGATGAAGGTGAGATAGGCGTCGCAGACTTCGTTTGACCGTGCGAGGAACTGGACGCCCGCGCTGGTGAGCCGGGTGCCGGCGCTGGACCGTTCCAACAACACCAGACCGACCTCCGACTCCAGCCGGGAAATCATCAGGCTCACCGCGGGCTGGGAGATTTTCCAACGCTTGCCCGTTTCCGTGAAGCTGCCTGTCAGCGCGAGATGACGGAAAACAAGGAGGCTTGAGAGGTCGATGTCCATGCCCTTGATCAGTGGATGGCCGCTCCGCCGAGCCGTGGCATCAGTTCGGAATATGGGTGGTGTTTTCTCAATACCGCGAAAAAATGGAAGCGCGGCCACGCGTCGCCGGCGGGGCTGCCCGCCATGGCGGCGGTGTCGTGGGAGAAGACGATGTCATCCTGCGCCGGAGAAGTCCCGGAGTCTGTGGTGTGGATGCGTCCGCCTTCCGCTCCGGCGGCATGGAACGCCTCGATGAGGGCGGCGGTGGCTTCCGTTTCACCCGCGTCCGCGATCCACCATTTTCCCGCGGGCAGGTCGGCGGGCCGGGCGGGAGGATCGCCCTCGCAACGGATCTTCCACGCGACGGGACCGAGGTTGATCAGATCCAGCCGGTCGGACGGGCTGATGCCGACACCGAAATACACATCGCACTCCGCATTCAGCAGCGCGGTGCGGAAGCGTTTCGTCTCGATGCGCAGGAAACAGGGACGGAAGGCATCGGTGATCCGCACGCGGGCGAGGAAATCGGTGAAAAGTCCGCCTTTGAAAAACTCCCCCGCCGCGGCGAAGCGCAGGATGCGGCCGCCCGCGTGCTGGTTTCTCACGCTTTCCCCCAACCGCCGCAGTCCGCGGGCAAGCGGGCTGACCTGCGTCAACAGATCCTGCGCGAACGCGGTCGGCTGCAGGCGGCGGTCCGCGCATTCTTCAAAGAGGGGACGGCCCACCGCTTTCTGGAAATCCTCACACACCCGCTTGATGTTCGCCCGCGTGCTTCTCAGCTCCAGGGCCGCATTCGCATACGATGCCTCGCGGCAGACGACGCTGAACACCTCAAGCTGGCGGAACGTGATGTTCGGCAATCCTTGGAAATCGGGCAGGTTTTTCCGCGTGGTTTCGTTCATCCGGACAGGATGGCAACTCTCCGTGGTGGACGCTTTCCTTCAAGGGAAATCGCCGGAATCAAAAAAGTGAAACTTTTATGAAGGAATTTCTTGATTCGGTCCGGAGAATCCACAAGGGTCCGCCCGTGCACCGGGGCGTAGCTCAGCCTGGTAGAGCGCCTGCTTTGGGAGCAGGATGTCGTCAGTTCGAATCTGGCCGCCCCGACCACCGGTTTTCAACGGCTTGCAGCAGAAATGCTGCAAGCCGTTTTCCGTTGATGGCACCGGATTTCACGAATTAAGTCGTTCGCAAGCGTGTTGTCGTCAGCGCGCAACGGTATGTCATCCGAAGATGAAATTTCCCGGAAGCGATATCTTGGGAGCTTGGAATCGCCGGGGGGCTCCCGTGGTGGTCGAAGGCTGTGGAGAGTGTGCAATTCCAAGCTGGATCAGCTGAAGAGAGGGAGCATTTTGATTGATCCACTTCCGCCGGCGTTCGTCACCGTTGAGCGGTTGCGGACAACCGTTGGGCGGGCGTCTGGAGAGCCCTGACAAGCCGGCACTCTCCGTGGCTGCCGATCTTTCTCAAGGCGAAGGGGCCGGCCCTTGCCGATTTTCCAATACCCGGCAGGGATCGAGTGCCGGCCGTGGTTCGGGATGCGGCGGGTCTTCGTCCAGCCGGTGAGATCTCCGCACAGGTGAGCGACCAGATGAAGCTACCGGCCCTTGGCCTTCATAACGGGCCACTGTGCCCACTTCCATCCAGCCGGCTGCCTTCCTCCCGGCTTTCGACGAATGCCTGGATGGCCATGTTACTGTGGCACCTGGCAATCCCTCCACCTGCCGGTCTTGGAGGGAGCCGACAGGTGGTCCATGGTCGCGAGGCTGATCTGGAGAAGCCGGCTGCGGGGATTGCGGCCGATCACGCTGGCAGGGGTGATGCCTCCCTGTCCGTCATTCGTTCGGATGCAGGCCGCGGATGCAGCGGAATCCGATCATGCCGTAGTCGTCGCTGCCGTTGGGCGGGAAGGGCAGACGTTGGAAGTTCGTCGCCTGATCCACATAGTTCCACCACGAGCCGCCGCGTTGGACCCGTTGGACGGTTCCGGAATCCGGTCCCTTCGGATCATACTGCTTGTCACGCGTGTAGTCGCCCATCCGGTCCCAGGTCCATTCCCAGGCATTCGCTGACATGTCGTGCAGACCGTAGCCGTTCTCCATGTTCGGCATTCCGCCCGGCTGGGTGCCGTCGAAGTAGCCCACGCGTTCGGTGTAAGGAAATTCCTCGTCAGGGGCGCGACCGGTGAAGAGTTGGAAGTTCCAACTGTTCGAGCGCAGGTCCGCGTCCTCGTCACCCCATGGGAATTTCCTGCCTTCAAGACCACCGCGGGAGGCCCGCTCCCACTCGGATTCCGTTGGCAGGCGGTAGCCGTCTCCGGACCAGTTCACGTTCGCGGCGACGAGATCCACCTCGCCGGTGCGATAGACCGTCGTGGCGGTGGTGTCGGTGAAATAGACGGGCCGGCGGCCTTCCATTTCCGAGCGGGCGTTGCACCATTTCACCGAGTCATACCAGGAAACGGCGACGGCGGGGTGGTTCGCCGGGACGTTGTAGGGCGGCTGGTTGAAGCGGAGCAGGATGGGGATGTCGTAGCCGTGTGCCTGCGCCCAGGTGGCGACTTTCTCCCAATCCGCGCGGGTGACCTCGAAGCGGTCCATCATGAAGCCTGCCACCTGGACAGGGTGAACCGGACGGCTCGGCGTGGGGCCTTCGGCATCGCCCTGTTGGAAGGTGCCGCCGGGAATGCGTCTCATCTCGCGCTCCAGGCTGCCAGGCAATGGAGCGGAACTCGCCGCCGCCGGATCCGCGTCGCGCGGGCCGGTGGTTCCCAGCGAGACTTTCACCGAGTAGAAGTTCCGCGAGGCTCCGGCGGGACGGGTCACATCGAAGTCGGCGAACGCGCCGGTGAAGGCGACCGGGCTACCGATGGCCTCGAACGCGCCCGCGAGGTCGGCGGACTCCGCGACCTGATAGAGACGGCGATCGCGGGCGGGAGCGGTGACGTGGAATTTGCCGGTGGCCGCATTTTGCGTGAAGCTCAGGATTCCGAAACGTTGCCTGGCATCCAGATCGCTCATGCCGGCGACATATTCGTCGGCCGCGATTTCGCCATCTCCGTCGGAGTCGTTCAGGCGGGCGGACTCGTAATCCCCGGCGGTCACCTGGGTGAAGTCCTTCAGCCACCACCGCGGAGTGCCGTCGGAGACTGTGAGCGGCATGAGGTCGGCGGTGATTGACCTGGGTTGGTCCATGATGAGGGAAATGGTGCCGGAGAAGGATTCGGCGGGCACATCACCGGTCCATCGACGGAAGGTGAAGAACGGTGGGGCGAGGGCGTGCAGGTCGACCCGGCTGCCGAGGGCTTTCCAACCGGCGGAGTCCATGGGCAGGATCGCACCTTCGTTGCCTCCGGTCACCGCCAGGAGCACCTCGGGGGTGAAGGTCCAGGTGAGGGTCGTATCACCCGCCATCACGAACGAACCTTTGGTGCCTTCGCCACTGAGATTGGTGCCACCGCTGAGGGTCCATCCGGTAGGCCGCTGGCGGGAGCCGTTCGTTTCGTCAGATACGGCGGAGAATTCAATGGTTTGGCCGAACGAGTAACCGTGGGCCCCTGGAGGCGGGGTGACCGTTGCTTGTGTGGAATTGACGGTCAGGACATGGCTGGCAGCTTCGAACGATGCCGTGACGGGGCCTGCCGGGCGGGTGAGCGAGAGGATTTTGAAATCATTGCCCGCGGGGCTGCCGAGCGCGGTGTCTCCGGTCCAGCCGGAAAGCATGGCACCGGGTTCCGGAGTCGCGCTGAGTGTTACGGCGGAATTTTCATCAAACCAGCCGCCGGCACTGACCGTACCCGGACCGGACACAGCGGTGGTGACGAGGTATTGCGATTTCCAATCCCAGGTCAGCACGGTGTTTTCATTCACCACGAGCGTCACGCTGGTGCCGTTGCCGCTGACGACCCCGGATCCGTTCGAGTAATGATAACCGGTGCAGATGCGACGGGTATCGGCTCCCGGGAGGTCTGCCGCGGTGAAGGTCACCGTCGATCCCTCGTCGTAGGTATAGGTCGCCGCGGCAGGGCTGGCACCGGGGAAGGCGGAGACCACCTCCACCGAATAGCTCGGACGCGCGGAAGAGAATTCCGCGGTGATCGGGCCTCGCGGGCGGTCCATTGTCACGGAGATGGTCGTGCCATTGATGATGCAGCCGGCGATGTCTCCGCTCCATTGCAGGAAGCTCTGTCCGGCATCCGGCTGGGCCTGGATGTTCACGATGCTGTCCGCCGTGTGCCAGCCGCCGCCGGTGCTGACAATGCCGCCGCCGACGGTGGCGGTGCTGAGCTGGTATTCTGTGGAGTAGGTCCAGGTGAGGGTCGCGTCGCCATTCTGGGTGATGACGGCGGACGAGCCCGCGCCACTGGCGGTCTGGCTGCCGGTGAGCGTCCAGCCGACCGGGCGGCGGCGGGTCTGGCCTGCCAGGAACACCTCCGCGTTGATGGCGACGGGGGTGCCGTCCTCGATGTCGTGGGCTCCGGCTGCGGGTGAGACGCCGCCGTAAGGGGACACCACATTGAGCGTGTTGTTGAAACGGGTGTCGAAGTCGGTGTTCAGGACGAATTCTCCGCCGTTCCGGTCATGCAGATCGAGCATTCCCTGATGGTCGGCATTGAGATTCGGATCAATGTAGCGCCCAAGGTAGGGCGAGTAGCTGGTGTTGTAGATCTTGTTCTCGCCGGGGCGGAAATCCATGATGCGGAGGAAACCGTTGCCGCCGTTGGGCAGCGACTGGTAGTCCACGAGCACCTCGTGGACGGTATTGCCCGCGTTGTTGGTTTTTTCCAGGTTGTAAGTCGCGAACATGTGGCCGCAGATGACCATGTACACCTGGTTGAACGGCTTGACGATGGCATCGAAGACTTCCTGCGGCCGGTTGGTATCCGGGCGGTCTCCCCATGTGCCGACGTTCGCCTGCGCCGTATAGCCGCGCTCGCCGGTGCCGCTGCCGAAGATGCCGGTGCCGCCGGTCTCCGCGAGGTAGTTGTGGGTGGTCACCATGGTGAGCACCTTCGGGTGGGCGGAGAGAACGCTCGCGGCCCAGGCCAGATCCTGATCCGGCGCATCATGATCCATGTGCAGGAACATGAAATCCCGGCCGTTCACGTGCACCACCTGATACGAACTGTATCCGCGGGGCGACGCGCCTTTATACCAATCATAAGTCTGGTTGGTCACCGGATCCAGCCAGCGCCCGACCGAGGAGGCGTGTGTCGGGTTCGGGCCGAAACGGCGGAGATAGTCGGTGTTTCCGGAGCCGATGTCGTGGTTGCCCGGGCAGGTGCCGTAGGGCATCCGGTTGTCCATCAGGTTCATCGCGTCCGTGGCGCGCTGCCACTGGGCCTGGCTGCTCGGCGAGTTGACGATGTCTCCGAGGTGGGTGACGAACTTGATGTTCATCGTCTCCCGGTTGTCCAGCACCCACTGGGTCTGACGGGTGTAGAGATCGGTAGGGGAGGTGATGCTGGTGTAGTTCTGGGTGTCCGGCAGAGCGACGAAGGTGAAATTCTCGTCCGTGGCGAAGTTCGCGGTGATGGTGGCATAGGCCCGGTCCATCGGCAGGGCGATCGATTTCGCGCCGGTCTGGCAGCCCGCGGTGTCTCCGGTCCAGCCGGTGAAGTGATGACCGGCGGCAGGTACGGCGGTGATCACCAGCGGCTTGCCCGCTTCAAACCAGCCGCTTGACAGCGACACGGTGCCGTTTCCGGAAACGGCGGTTTCCACCCGGTGTTCGCTGCGGAACTGCCAGGTGAGGACCGAGTCGCGGGTGAGCGTGAAAGTCATCGGATTGGTGGTTCCGGAGGAGGGGCCGTCACCGGTGAGCGTCCAGCCGGTGACGATGTGTCGTGTGGTTTCGCCGGTCTCATTGCTCGCGCTGTTGGTGAGGCTGGTACCGCGGGGATGCGGGTATGCTCCGGGAGCCGGATGGGTGCTGCCATGTGCGGAGACCACCGTCAGTTTCGGATCCGCGCCGGGATCGGTGACAACCACCCGGACCTCGATGCCGTCGATCAGCACGCCGTCGGTCACGCCGACCATGAAGCTGTCACTGCCGGAGTAGCCGGGCTCGGGTGTGTAGCGGACCTCGCCCGAGGTGTTGTTGTTTCCGGAAATTTCCGCGACGCCGTGTGATGGAGCGGAGGAGATGTTCCAGACAAGCGGGTTGCCATTCGGATCCGAGGCTTGGAAAACGACGGTGCGGGCGCCGCCGTCCTTGATGGCGCTCAGGTTGTAGGAATCTCCCTCGGCGATGACGGGCGCGCCGTTCTGGACACTGACGTTCACCACCACGCTGTCACTCTTCTCTCCATCGGACGCCTTGATGGTGAAAGTGTCCGATCCGGTGAAATTCAGTGCGGGTGTGTAAACCACCGCTGCGGTGGTATCCGAACTGTTATTGATGGACACCGTCCCGTTGGCCGCCGCGGTGCCGACCGTCCAAGTGACGGGATCGCCGTCCTCGTCGTTTGCTTCCAACGCCAGAGTCGCGGTGGCGTTCATTTGTGCCACCAGCGGGATGGGGTCGGTCCCGGCGATGACGGGAGGGTGGTTCGGTGTGGGCTTGGCCAGGGTGCTTACCCGTCCGGTCGCGCCACCCAGGGCCACGATTTCCGCGTCGCCGATGGCGTCATCCCAGATCGCGACGTTTGAGACCTGGATCGTGCCGTCATCCCCATCGTTGTCCGCAAAGAGCAGGAACTGGCTGCCCAGGCCATAGCGGCCGTCGATGCCGTCCGCAGTGGTCGTTGTCATCCATTTGCTGCCGTTGACCCAGATGGATGTGCCGTTGGTGGTGCCGTTGACGACCTTGAGCACGACGCGGTTCCATGTTCCGGCGCTGAGGGTGTTGGTGGAGTATCCGCCGAGTCCGGCGGCGGTGCCGAGCTGGCGGCTGGTGTTGATGAACAAATCTCCGTCGTCGGAGTTCGCCGGATTGATTTGGAACAAGGTTTTCCACTGCGAGGCGGCGTTGGTGGGAATGAAGATGTCCCACATGAGGGTGTAGCGGTTCGAAATGGTGCCGCCGCCATTCGCTCCCACCGGATTGGAGACCCTGTAATAGCTGCCAAGCGCGACCTGCTGCGCGGCATCATCGGCGAAGGCGCCGTTCACCGGAGTGAAACCGGTGCCGCTGGGGGTCAGGCTCGTGCCGATGGTCGCGAGGGTCGGGTCCACGGGGAAGTCGAATTCCCAGAGTCCCACCGGAGCGCGCCAAGGCGGCGCGTTCGGATCAAGCACCAGGACATTCATCTCGATGGAATCGGAATCCTGGCCATCCGAGGAACTGACTTGGAAACTGTCGAGGCCGGAGAATCCCGGAGCGGGGGTGTAACCGACCACACACCCGGACCCGCTGCTCGAAACGATGGCGGCGGTGCCGTGGGATGCCTGTGTGCCCACCGACCATGAAATGGGATCGCCTTCCGCATCCGTGGCGTTCAGGGCGGCGGTCACCGCCGGGCCGTTGAGGCTGGCGGTCGGCATCTGGAGACTGGTCCCTTCCGTGATGACCGGAGCCGCGTTCGGGACAGCGGCTCCCAGAATGGGCGCGCCCGGGAGTCCCAAGGCTCCCACTTCCACCGCGGTCAGGGGTTTGTTCCAGATCGCCGTGGCCGCCACGCGGAGGGAGGCGTTCTCATTGTCCTCATCCGCGAAAAGCTGGAGAGTTGATCCCAGCGCATAGCGTCCGTCCACCGTTTGATTCGCATGGGTGAAGAAAAGCGCGCCATCGACATAGACCTTCACGCTCGGCAGGTCCGCGACGATGACGACCCGTTTCCAGCGTGTCTCATTCAGGGCGTTCGTGGTGTAGCCGAGCGCGGCCGTGCCCATCTGGTCGTTGTTGTTGCGGATGAAATAATCTCCGTCGCTTGTATTTCCCGAGTCCGTCTGGAAAAGGCAACGCCATGAACCGCGGCTGGCCGACGGTGAGAAAATGTCGAAAAGCAGCGTGTATTCATTCACATAACTCCCGCCGCCGTTCGCAGCGATGCCGTGGGTGAGCCGGAGACGGTTCGCCGGTCCCGCCACCGTCGAAAGCACCCCGTTCTGAACAACTCCTCCATCATCGGCGAGCGAAGCCAGCTGCCCCGGCGCGGATCCCACCGTCGCCAGCGCGGGCCCCACGGTCGCCTTGCCGATCTGCGCGGCATCGGCGAAATCCCACAGGCCCGCGGGATCGGGAACGGTCTGTCCCAACAGGCCGGGCAGGGCCAGCGAAAACAAGGCTGAGAAAACGAAGGAGTGTTTCATGGCAAATTCAGGCGGGTAGCGGCGGTTCGACAGGGATTCAGGCGCGTCGGCCGCGGGCACGGCGGAAGGCTGTGGCGATCACACCAAGCCCGGCGACCAGCGCCGCGGAAGGTTCCGGCACGGATTGGAGGGAGCCACCGAGGGCCGAAACTTCGGACGCGCTCAGCGCGCCATCGAACATCGCGACCGTTCCCACGTTCAGGCTGGCGTTTTCGCCGTCATTGTCCGCGAAAAGAAGAATGGATGGATCGAGCGAGTAGCGGCCTTCCAGAGGCTGATCGATGGAGGTTCGGAACAAGGTGCCGTTGACGTAGGTCTTGATCTCGTCCTCGGCATTGGCGGTTCCAAGATTGAAGGTGATCACAACACGGTTCCATACCGCTTCGTCCAACTGGGCCGAGGAATAGCCAAGCGCGCTCGTGCCCATGGTATTGTTGTTGTCCCGGATGAAATAGTCGCCGTCGTTCGAGTTCGCCGTGCTCGTCTGGAAGAGGGTCCGCCAGGAAGAGCGGCTTGCGACAGGCG harbors:
- a CDS encoding ferritin-like domain-containing protein is translated as MQSSNLIDELAQNSSGHGASLGGRRNFLRKIGLATAGSAGLAALASPAKAQPLPENLDVAVLNFALNLEYLEAEYYLRGTTGKGLEAIGISVDGSGGEPGGKVFVKDKPLVKFATPAFEEYANEIAVDESKHVSFIREALAANGAEIVARPQIDLKSSFNALGKLIGLKSFDPFENEINFLIGAFIFEDVGVTAYKGASPLLTDKGILEAAAGILGVEAYHAGVVRTLLYGQGKAVRGLVGKISDVRQSLDNTSGVNSDQRLVRNGAANLVPTDGNSIVFSRTTRQVLNIVYGGVNAEKGLFFPKGLNGAIR
- a CDS encoding LysR family transcriptional regulator, with the translated sequence MDIDLSSLLVFRHLALTGSFTETGKRWKISQPAVSLMISRLESEVGLVLLERSSAGTRLTSAGVQFLARSNEVCDAYLTFIDGMRNIGRRMDREVLIGIDRSWFGNLLREELAQSPPPDGITALLCDASENWGEALEATQYDVVVAGRFLRAGLTGGIQEAVIRHERGITIAWNPDFYPFDPLNFSFPEILRTSVLMPDAGVVTGFDSHLKLWCEHAYGMQPANAISFTSETDAATAAGAGLGVFLGPGDAMSRLGELGAGLVHVRTFEFLLPQAFTFGVYCRSDEHSKEVLSMAALIGRLGMKRLASL
- a CDS encoding LysR family transcriptional regulator, which codes for MNETTRKNLPDFQGLPNITFRQLEVFSVVCREASYANAALELRSTRANIKRVCEDFQKAVGRPLFEECADRRLQPTAFAQDLLTQVSPLARGLRRLGESVRNQHAGGRILRFAAAGEFFKGGLFTDFLARVRITDAFRPCFLRIETKRFRTALLNAECDVYFGVGISPSDRLDLINLGPVAWKIRCEGDPPARPADLPAGKWWIADAGETEATAALIEAFHAAGAEGGRIHTTDSGTSPAQDDIVFSHDTAAMAGSPAGDAWPRFHFFAVLRKHHPYSELMPRLGGAAIH
- a CDS encoding SUMF1/EgtB/PvdO family nonheme iron enzyme produces the protein MKHSFVFSALFSLALPGLLGQTVPDPAGLWDFADAAQIGKATVGPALATVGSAPGQLASLADDGGVVQNGVLSTVAGPANRLRLTHGIAANGGGSYVNEYTLLFDIFSPSASRGSWRCLFQTDSGNTSDGDYFIRNNNDQMGTAALGYTTNALNETRWKRVVIVADLPSVKVYVDGALFFTHANQTVDGRYALGSTLQLFADEDNENASLRVAATAIWNKPLTAVEVGALGLPGAPILGAAVPNAAPVITEGTSLQMPTASLNGPAVTAALNATDAEGDPISWSVGTQASHGTAAIVSSSGSGCVVGYTPAPGFSGLDSFQVSSSDGQDSDSIEMNVLVLDPNAPPWRAPVGLWEFDFPVDPTLATIGTSLTPSGTGFTPVNGAFADDAAQQVALGSYYRVSNPVGANGGGTISNRYTLMWDIFIPTNAASQWKTLFQINPANSDDGDLFINTSRQLGTAAGLGGYSTNTLSAGTWNRVVLKVVNGTTNGTSIWVNGSKWMTTTTADGIDGRYGLGSQFLLFADNDGDDGTIQVSNVAIWDDAIGDAEIVALGGATGRVSTLAKPTPNHPPVIAGTDPIPLVAQMNATATLALEANDEDGDPVTWTVGTAAANGTVSINNSSDTTAAVVYTPALNFTGSDTFTIKASDGEKSDSVVVNVSVQNGAPVIAEGDSYNLSAIKDGGARTVVFQASDPNGNPLVWNISSAPSHGVAEISGNNNTSGEVRYTPEPGYSGSDSFMVGVTDGVLIDGIEVRVVVTDPGADPKLTVVSAHGSTHPAPGAYPHPRGTSLTNSASNETGETTRHIVTGWTLTGDGPSSGTTNPMTFTLTRDSVLTWQFRSEHRVETAVSGNGTVSLSSGWFEAGKPLVITAVPAAGHHFTGWTGDTAGCQTGAKSIALPMDRAYATITANFATDENFTFVALPDTQNYTSITSPTDLYTRQTQWVLDNRETMNIKFVTHLGDIVNSPSSQAQWQRATDAMNLMDNRMPYGTCPGNHDIGSGNTDYLRRFGPNPTHASSVGRWLDPVTNQTYDWYKGASPRGYSSYQVVHVNGRDFMFLHMDHDAPDQDLAWAASVLSAHPKVLTMVTTHNYLAETGGTGIFGSGTGERGYTAQANVGTWGDRPDTNRPQEVFDAIVKPFNQVYMVICGHMFATYNLEKTNNAGNTVHEVLVDYQSLPNGGNGFLRIMDFRPGENKIYNTSYSPYLGRYIDPNLNADHQGMLDLHDRNGGEFVLNTDFDTRFNNTLNVVSPYGGVSPAAGAHDIEDGTPVAINAEVFLAGQTRRRPVGWTLTGSQTASGAGSSAVITQNGDATLTWTYSTEYQLSTATVGGGIVSTGGGWHTADSIVNIQAQPDAGQSFLQWSGDIAGCIINGTTISVTMDRPRGPITAEFSSARPSYSVEVVSAFPGASPAAATYTYDEGSTVTFTAADLPGADTRRICTGYHYSNGSGVVSGNGTSVTLVVNENTVLTWDWKSQYLVTTAVSGPGTVSAGGWFDENSAVTLSATPEPGAMLSGWTGDTALGSPAGNDFKILSLTRPAGPVTASFEAASHVLTVNSTQATVTPPPGAHGYSFGQTIEFSAVSDETNGSRQRPTGWTLSGGTNLSGEGTKGSFVMAGDTTLTWTFTPEVLLAVTGGNEGAILPMDSAGWKALGSRVDLHALAPPFFTFRRWTGDVPAESFSGTISLIMDQPRSITADLMPLTVSDGTPRWWLKDFTQVTAGDYESARLNDSDGDGEIAADEYVAGMSDLDARQRFGILSFTQNAATGKFHVTAPARDRRLYQVAESADLAGAFEAIGSPVAFTGAFADFDVTRPAGASRNFYSVKVSLGTTGPRDADPAAASSAPLPGSLEREMRRIPGGTFQQGDAEGPTPSRPVHPVQVAGFMMDRFEVTRADWEKVATWAQAHGYDIPILLRFNQPPYNVPANHPAVAVSWYDSVKWCNARSEMEGRRPVYFTDTTATTVYRTGEVDLVAANVNWSGDGYRLPTESEWERASRGGLEGRKFPWGDEDADLRSNSWNFQLFTGRAPDEEFPYTERVGYFDGTQPGGMPNMENGYGLHDMSANAWEWTWDRMGDYTRDKQYDPKGPDSGTVQRVQRGGSWWNYVDQATNFQRLPFPPNGSDDYGMIGFRCIRGLHPNE
- a CDS encoding LamG-like jellyroll fold domain-containing protein, encoding MKPIYLLIPAALLPIVPTAHAATLTGLWEFNDSANIGKATVGADLTIQGTAPSHSSSLSDGATSLNGVVTTVVGPANYLIANHGILANGGGSLVNEWTIVFDILSPVASRSSWRTLFQTSTANSNDGDYFIRDNNNTMGTSALGYSSAQLDEAVWNRVVITFNLGTANAEDEIKTYVNGTLFRTSIDQPLEGRYSLDPSILLFADNDGENASLNVGTVAMFDGALSASEVSALGGSLQSVPEPSAALVAGLGVIATAFRRARGRRA